The genomic region CGCTCCATTCCTCCGCTTGCGCTCATCGCTCGCTCCGGAACGGCTTTGCCGCCTCTCCAATCCCTCACGCATGTCAATTTGAAGCGGTTTTATCGTGCAGTTGTAAATCCTCTTCGTCGCCGGCATTGCCGCATTGACTTTGCTCTTCGCTATGCAGCGTTTTAACGCCGAAGATGAAATAGATTATATGGGCGCCCCATACGATTGTAAGACAAATTCTTCCGACGGGTATTCGCTTCATCATAATAAAGCCTGCGAGCATCACCGCGCTCGACGTCGTAAGAATTGAAACCTTCGTTTTCAGCGTCATCGCTTTTCGTTCGACGAAACTTTCCAAGTGCTTTTTATACAGCGATGTGCCTATAAACCAGTCATGCAGCCGCTTTGAACTCTTGGCAAAACAAAAAACGGTTGCCAAATAAAACGGCACAGTCGGAAGCAGAGG from Treponema parvum harbors:
- a CDS encoding YbaN family protein yields the protein MKNPLRILWILLGFISLGLGTLGIVLPLLPTVPFYLATVFCFAKSSKRLHDWFIGTSLYKKHLESFVERKAMTLKTKVSILTTSSAVMLAGFIMMKRIPVGRICLTIVWGAHIIYFIFGVKTLHSEEQSQCGNAGDEEDLQLHDKTASN